In a genomic window of Cuculus canorus isolate bCucCan1 chromosome 4, bCucCan1.pri, whole genome shotgun sequence:
- the LEPROTL1 gene encoding leptin receptor overlapping transcript-like 1 yields MAGIKALITLSFGGAVGLMFLMLGCALPQYNQYWPLFVLFFYILSPIPYCIARRLVDDTDATSNACKELAIFLTTGIVVSAFGLPIVFARAELIYWGACALVLTGNTVIFATILGFFLVFGSNDDFSWQQW; encoded by the exons ATGGCCGGCATCAAAG CCCTGATCACCCTGTCCTTCGGGGGAGCTGTCGGACTCATGTTCTTGATGCTTGGATGCGCCCTTCCCCAATACAA ccaGTACTGGCCactgtttgttctgtttttttacATCCTTTCTCCCATCCCGTACTGCATAGCAAGAAGATTAGTGGATGACACAGATGCTACTAGTAATGCCTGCAAGGAGCTAGCAATATTTCTTACAACAGGCATTGTTGTCTCGGCGTTTGGGCTACCAATAGTGTTTGCAAGAGCAGAACTG ATTTACTGGGGTGCATGTGCGCTTGTTCTTACGGGAAATACAGTCATCTTTGCCACGATCCTAGGATTTTTCTTGGTCTTTGGCAGCAATGATGACTTCAGCTGGCAGCAGTGGTGA
- the SARAF gene encoding store-operated calcium entry-associated regulatory factor isoform X2 gives MGGAAPGLTQPRAAMASVAGLVLLLLLFCVAVGCWDQPGRVLLREVQALTLHRGLYTASRRTAAVPQLQCTGGTAGCSHVPEVVQCYNKGWDGYDVQWQCKADLENIYRFGQIEVSCEGYDYPDDPYILRGSCSLLFRLELTEEGERKVKNSGSFDYGFYQSRKDSSDSSAGAIVIIVLLVLAFGVYKLFLSNQQPQQTFGDSSGFTGPSWQSQQAPPPPGFKSSFTGSNFGTHSSHGTNSGPGFWTGLGAGGLLGYLAGSHRAQPRSPYYGMWTDPTAAPPMSGQSSNSTQGSSSGTRTASGFGGTKRR, from the exons ATGGGAGGCGCCGCGCCGGGGCTGACGCAACCGCGGGCCGCGATGGCGAGTGTGGCGGGgcttgtgctgcttctgctgctcttctgtgtCGCTGTGGGGTGCTGGGACCAGCCGG GAAGGGTCCTGCTGAGGGAGGTGCAGGCGCTCACTCTCCATAGAGGTCTGTACACGGCATCCCGCAGGACAGCTGCAGTCCCGCAGTTACAGTGCACGGGAGGCACTGCTGGATGCTCTCATGTCCCTGAGGTTGTTCAGTGTTACAACAAAGGCTGGGATGGCTATGATGTACAG tggCAGTGCAAAGCAGACCTAGAAAATATCTACCGTTTTGGACAAATCGAAGTGAGCTGTGAAGGCTACGATTATCCGGATGACCCTTACATCTTAAGAGGCTCCTGTAGTTTGCTGTTCAGGTTAGAGCTGactgaggaaggggaaaggaaagtgAAGAACTCTGGAAGCTTTGACTATGGTTTTTATCAGTCAAGGAAGGATTCTTCTGATTCTAGTGCTGGAGCAATTGTTATAATCGTTCTTCTGGTTCTCGCTTTTGGAGTATACAAGCTGTTCCTTAGCAatcagcagccccagcagacTTTTGGCGACAGCAGTGGATTCACTGGGCCCTCCTGGCAGAGTCAGCAggcacctcctcctcctggctTTAAGTCCAGCTTCACAG GCAGTAACTTTGGCACTCATTCCAGTCATGGAACCAATTCAGGACCAGGATTTTGGACTGGATTAGGAGCAGGAGGCTTGCTTGGCTACTTGGCTGGTAGTCACAG AGCACAGCCACGTTCCCCATATTACGGTATGTGGACAGATCCCACAGCTGCACCTCCAATGAGTGGCCAGTCAAGCAATTCCACACAAGGTAGCAGTTCAGGAACAAGAACTGCTTCTG GCTTTGGGGGcacaaaaagaagataa
- the SARAF gene encoding store-operated calcium entry-associated regulatory factor isoform X1 yields MGGAAPGLTQPRAAMASVAGLVLLLLLFCVAVGCWDQPGRVLLREVQALTLHRGLYTASRRTAAVPQLQCTGGTAGCSHVPEVVQCYNKGWDGYDVQWQCKADLENIYRFGQIEVSCEGYDYPDDPYILRGSCSLLFRLELTEEGERKVKNSGSFDYGFYQSRKDSSDSSAGAIVIIVLLVLAFGVYKLFLSNQQPQQTFGDSSGFTGPSWQSQQAPPPPGFKSSFTEGSNFGTHSSHGTNSGPGFWTGLGAGGLLGYLAGSHRAQPRSPYYGMWTDPTAAPPMSGQSSNSTQGSSSGTRTASGFGGTKRR; encoded by the exons ATGGGAGGCGCCGCGCCGGGGCTGACGCAACCGCGGGCCGCGATGGCGAGTGTGGCGGGgcttgtgctgcttctgctgctcttctgtgtCGCTGTGGGGTGCTGGGACCAGCCGG GAAGGGTCCTGCTGAGGGAGGTGCAGGCGCTCACTCTCCATAGAGGTCTGTACACGGCATCCCGCAGGACAGCTGCAGTCCCGCAGTTACAGTGCACGGGAGGCACTGCTGGATGCTCTCATGTCCCTGAGGTTGTTCAGTGTTACAACAAAGGCTGGGATGGCTATGATGTACAG tggCAGTGCAAAGCAGACCTAGAAAATATCTACCGTTTTGGACAAATCGAAGTGAGCTGTGAAGGCTACGATTATCCGGATGACCCTTACATCTTAAGAGGCTCCTGTAGTTTGCTGTTCAGGTTAGAGCTGactgaggaaggggaaaggaaagtgAAGAACTCTGGAAGCTTTGACTATGGTTTTTATCAGTCAAGGAAGGATTCTTCTGATTCTAGTGCTGGAGCAATTGTTATAATCGTTCTTCTGGTTCTCGCTTTTGGAGTATACAAGCTGTTCCTTAGCAatcagcagccccagcagacTTTTGGCGACAGCAGTGGATTCACTGGGCCCTCCTGGCAGAGTCAGCAggcacctcctcctcctggctTTAAGTCCAGCTTCACAG AAGGCAGTAACTTTGGCACTCATTCCAGTCATGGAACCAATTCAGGACCAGGATTTTGGACTGGATTAGGAGCAGGAGGCTTGCTTGGCTACTTGGCTGGTAGTCACAG AGCACAGCCACGTTCCCCATATTACGGTATGTGGACAGATCCCACAGCTGCACCTCCAATGAGTGGCCAGTCAAGCAATTCCACACAAGGTAGCAGTTCAGGAACAAGAACTGCTTCTG GCTTTGGGGGcacaaaaagaagataa